CGCCAATCTCGCGTGTGCGTTCGAGAATATTGGCGAGCATGATGTTCATGATCCCGATGCCGCCAACTAAGAGCGAGATGGACGCGATTGCGACCATCACCAGATTGAAGACGCGCTGCGTTCGTTTTTGTTCGGCTAATAGTTCCGCGGGAACCAGAATGCTGTAGTCGTTCTTGCCGTGATGAGAGACGTTCAGGACTCCGTGAACCATCTCTGCAGTGCCTGGACTGGCATCAGCAGATGCGAGCTGGAGGTAAATGCCGTCGATCTCATCCTTCATAAAGCTACGCGTGTCTTCGAGACGCAGCATCGCGGTTGCGAGCGGAATGTAGATCAGGTTATTGAGGTCCTGCGTGGACACGCCTTCTACGCCCGCGCCCGAGGTCATCTGCGGCCCGACCACTCCGATCACACGCAGCCACTGCTCATTCAATTTGATGTACTTGCCGACAGCTTCCTCCTGCGCAAAGAGCGCCGATCGCGCAGCCTCGCCCAAGACTGCAACCGGAGCGGCTGAGTCCGCTTCAGGATTGTCGAAGAAGCGACCAGTGACGATCCGCAGTCCGGCGATTTTCTGGTAGTTCGCAGCGATTCCGTAAACGACGGGAAGATCGCCTTGCGGCTTAGGCAGGACCTTTGTGGGAATGAATCGCTTGCGCGGTGTCGCCTCCACTACGTCGTTGGCAGTGGCCTGAATTACGCGAAAGTCTTGGAGGGTGAGCCCAGGCGAGTTCTTGCGAGCCTCCTGAAGGTCCTGCCATGAGTTGGCTTCGTGCGCCTCAATGATTAGATTGCGCACGCCGAGCTGTTCGATGAACGCCATTGCCTGCTGGCGCGCTCCGGCTCCAATCGACAGCATCGCGATCACCGCGGCTACGCCGAAGATCATGCCTAGCATCGTGAGCAAAGAGCGCAGCTTGTGCAGGAGAAGATTCTGAAATCCGAGTCCAATATCGGGGAAATAACGAGCCTTAAGCTGCTCTAGGTTCGACAAAGAGAAAGTGGGCGCGCTCATCGTATCGCTCCACTCGCCAGAGCCGAGGTGGCCTTGGCGCCGGATTTCTGCTTGCCAGTCGGATTCACCACGGCAACTTCTGTTCCTTCGCTGAGGCCTTCAATCACGACGCGGCTCTCCGTTCGATACTTCACCTTGATCTGCGTAGGATCGAAATCGCCGCCGCGCTTTACGTAAACAACTGGCTTACCGTCCTTATCGAACAAGGACTGCGCGGGCAAAGACAGAACATCGCGTAATTTCGCTCCATGGACCTTCACCACGGCGGATATACCGGGCCGCAGGTTGGGAGAGCTCTGCTCCAGGCGGAAGCTGGCGGGAAACTTGGCTTGCGAGTTGCCACTCCAGAAGTCGCGCGATGCGAGTCCGGCGACGGTCTTCACCTTGGCCAGTAGAACTTCACCGGGATGGGCGTCGATCTGCACTTCCGCGCTCTCATTCGGTGCTATGTTGGAGCGATCAGTCTCGCTAACCTTGGCTTGCACTTCCATCTGGCTCACATCGAGAACTTCGGCCAGTACGCGTCCGGACTGAACCAGGTCGCCGGCACGATATTCCTGGAGAATCATTCCGGGAAAGAAGAATCCGCCAGTGGCATCGCGATTCTCTTTTGCTGCAACGATGCCGTCGAGGGTCGACTTCAACGTCATGTTCTCGATGTTGTGCTGCGCGACCTGCATGGCGAGCCGAGCAGCGTTGCGCTTCTCTACCAGTACGTTGATTCCGGCTTCACCCGACGTGGCTCGGGACTTCACATCCTGCTCCAACTGCGCGAGCTTGCGTCGTGCTTCTTCGAGCGCGAGATTGTTTTTCTGCGCGTCGATCGAACTTACCAGTTCATTGCGGCCAACTTCGAGCTCGGCGCGGCGAACGTCGAAGCGCGCCGTCAGTAAATCGGTCTGATCTTTCGCCGCCTGTACAGCAGCATCGGCCTTCGCTTTGAGGATGTCCTGCTCAGCCTGGCGCAGCTGCGATTCGCTCTGCTCGAAGTTGTATTCCTGCTCGCTTGGATCGAATTGGACGATGGTGTCTCCTACTTTCACCGCCGTCCCCGTGCTCGCCATCGACACGATCTGGAGTGTTCCGTTCACCGACGGGGCGATCAGAGGAGCGCTGTGCGGAGCGCGCAGTTCGCCCGAGGTGAAGACGTCAATCTGAAGATCGCCGCGCTCGACTCGGGCAGTGGGAATTGGGATTTCCTTGGAGGAGAGGCTGCGAGCTGCGATCAAAGCTCCCTTGGTCCCGAGCACCGCGACGATCAAGGCGAACACGGCGATGATGATTCGAGTCTTCTTCATTTGCTCGAACTCACCTCGGTTGGATCTTTAAGGGCCACGCGCTCGCCTGGCTTGACCCCATCGACAATCTGGGCGGTCTCGCCGCTGCGGCGTCCGACTGTCACAGATCGCTGAGCGAAGTTGCGTCCAGCTTCCACGTACACGACAGTAGAGCCATTCTTTGGGAACAGAGCCTGCGTGGGAACCAGAACTGAATTGGGAACAGTATCCACTGCGATGCGAGCATTCGCCTTCATGCCGGGCTTAATACGAGGATCGGTGCGGTCGATCTTGAGGTCGAGGGTAAAGTTCTTCATCGGCGGCCAGCTCGAGAAATCCATCTTCGCCAACGTGCTGATATCGCGTACACGCCCGGGAAAATCGGAATCGGGAACAGCGTCGATGTGAACATTGGCCACCTGGTCGGCTTTCAGCTTGCCGCGATCGGCCTCCTCGACGCGCGCCTCGAAACGAATCGAGGTTAGATCGGGAATCTCTGCGATGGCCGCGCCCGGCCAAGCGCGGTCTCCCTCGCGAAAATCAGGGGCATTGCCGCCGAACATCGTGGCTCGGAAATTCGGAAGCACTGTCACCACGCCGTCTCCGGGGGCGCGCAAGGTGAGCGATGCGATCTGATGCTCTGCCAATTTCACGTCGAACAGCGACTTATCGCGCTTCTTTTTCTTCTGCGCGATGTCGGCTGCCGAGCCTAGTTTTCCGGAATCAAGCTTGGCCTGGGCTGCGCGGAGCTTCTCCTGCGATGAGGCGAGCGTGAGTTTGTTCTTTTGGCCATCAATTTCAGACAAGATCTCTGCCTTGCTTGCGTCGAGGCGCGCACTCTCCACGTTGTACTTCGCGGCCAGCGAGTCGGTCAGGTCCTGTTCCTGCGTCATGTGCTCCTGCGCTTCCTGCTGGCGGATCTCCGCCTCTGCGGAAGCCAGGTCGGTACGCTTTTGTTCCAGTGTGCGCTGGAGAGTGGTGGTATCGAACAGAACAACCACATCGCCGCTCTTGACTTGCTGGCCAGTCTTCGCCAGCGTGACAATCTGCAAGTCGCCGGCAGCAGACGGCGCTGTCAGCGTCTTGGATTGCCGGGCCTTAATTTCTCCGCGAATCGAGAGGTACTCGACAAATTCTCCACGCTTGACCTCGGCCGTGGGCACACTGCTTGACACAGCATGCGAGGAGCGCACGCTAAAGAAGATGGCGGCGGCAACTACCAGAAGAAAGAGAGTCGCCAGCGGCCAGCGCGGCTTGATGAATTTGTTGATCATCGACTCACGTTGCTCAGAACTTTGCTGCCTTCAGGAATTCCGGAAACCACCACCACCGTATCGTCCTCCCCACCGATCTGAACTGGTTTCTTCTCATATGTAGATCCATCTTCGGCCATCACGTAGTGATCGTCGCCGGAGGAGATAAGCGAGGCTCGCGGCACAGTGAGAACGTTCGGAAGACGTTGCAGCTCTATGTCCAGCGATGCAGAAAGATCAGGCATAAGACGGCCATCGGATCCCGAAATGGAAAACAGCACGTTGAACGAGCGGACTCTGTCGGAGAGTCCACTTGTAACTCCTATCGCGGCGATGCGCTCAACTTTTCCGGTGAACGACAAATCAGGATAAGCGTCGAGACCCACGCGAACGGGCTGTCCGACGCGGAGGAGCGATACGTCTGCCTGGTTAACCCGGGCGCGCACCTGCATGGTTCCGGGATTCACGATCTGCATGAACGGAACCCCGGCGCGGACCTCGTCGCCTTCCTGCACCTCTCCCATCTGGCCGCCCTTCCAAACGGAGTTCAGGACGACGATGCCGTCGATGGGCGCGTGAATCTCCAGTCGCGCTGTATTCTTCCGTGCGTACTCCATCGCTGCTTTCGCACGATCGCGCTGAATCTCTAGAGACTTCACCTCTGCCTGCGCAGCTTGCCGCTTGAGATCGAATGTTTTGCGGAGTTGCGCATAAGTAGCCTTGGCTTGTTCAAAGGCCAAATTGTTTTTCTCGGCGTCGATCTTCGAGAGAATTTCATTGCGTCTGACCTCAGCCGCAGCTGAGTTCATGTCATTCTCGGCCTGACGCAATCCGCTCTCATCGGCGGCGCGCGCCGTGGCCTGATCGGCCTTCTTCTTATTGATCTGCTCCACCAGATCCACGTAAGTGGCTTCCTGATCCAGGGCGTTCTTGATCTGTTGCTGCTGGTCGAATTGGACGAGCAGGTTGCCCTTGCTCACATGGCTTCCGCTTGGCGCCAATTTGGTAATGACCAGAGATCCCATTCCAGGACCGGACAAACGGGGCGGGGCAATCGCCAGAAAGTTTATGGCTTCTACTGTGCCGTGAAGCCGAATGCTGCGAACGAAGTCCGTACGTTTTACGGTTGTGACCGCTACCTGGACATTTGTCTGATTTCGAGAGGGTTTGAGTCCCTGCCAGATCAGCAGAGCGGCAATCGTCACTATCCCCAGGATAAGGACGACAAGCAGTGTGATCCGGCGGCGCTTAGGCGGCGCGGGAACAACTTGAAGCTGAGCAGGCGGTTCAGCGTGTCCGGTCGCCGGTGCTTCGAGTAGGTCCTTCAAGATAGGGCCCGCCATCTGCGCTAGTATCCAGAGACTAGCGCCAGTATCTTAGCGTCTTTTTGGACGAACGACACTATCGGGAGTTAGCACTATTTCAGTAGCTGAACTAGTTACCAGTCAGCCAAGCTATGAACGAGGACTATTGTGGGAACTTGCGGCCGAAATTTGAATATTTGATTTCAATACAAGCTGCCTATCGGACTACTTGGAAGCTTCGAGCTCGCGCGCCATCTGCAGCAGTTTGGTCACGCTGTTCCAGTTTCTGCCGGTTCCGGGAGTTCCCAGTGCCTTTTCAATCGTCGTCCAGGGGAGTTTTGTCTTTCCCATGCCATTCGGGAAGTAGATGTAAACCTCGCGGCCGCTCATTCCCAATTCCTCGGGATCGGCTTTCATCGCAAGCACTTTCTCCCGTCCCTGCGAGTTTGGCTCGCCGGCAAGGAAAAGGACGAGCAGCTTGCTCGGTTCAATGTCGCGCCGCTTGGCGAACGGATTCCGGGCGATTGCGTCTTCTAACTCGGTTGAGGATCGAAGAATGATTTCCGGCCTGCAGCCAAAGCTTTTCTCGATCCCATTCTGAATCTTCTTTGCCAACCGGACGGTATCGCGCTCACTGGTCCGAAAGACGACGTTGCCGCTTTGTACGTAGGTTTGCGGGTCCTTCATGCCCAGAGACTCATAGAGCGCTCTAAGGGCATCCATTTTGATCTTGTTGTGTCCTCCGACATTAATACCGCGGAGCATGGAAATGGTTACGTGCATATCGGGACAATATATCGTGAGATCCTCGCCGGCATCGCTCGTTATGGTAGGAGGAATGAAATGAACGGAGCGCCGGGTGCCCCGCCGGGCGTACGAAGATCATGGGTTTACCTTTAACGTTAAGAAGCAGTTGACGGTACGCCGGCGAGAGCGCCCGGCGCTCCGTGACTGCAAGGCTGACACATCTTGATCAACTCAAGGTCTATCTATCGAGTACTTCCGGAACCGGCAAGGCGTTCACCAAGTCACGCGTGTATGGATGGGATGGATGCTTAAGTATCTCGCTCGTGAGTCCGACTTCAACCAATTCGCCATTGCGCAGGATCGCGATGCGATGGCAAAGAGATGAGACTGCCAGCAGATCGTGGGAGATGAAGAGGATACCGGTTCCCATATCACGACTGAGCTGGCGGAATATGTTGAGCACTTCTTTCTGTGTGATCAAATCCAGCGAACTAGTGCATTCGTCGGCCAGTAGCAGCGAAGGGCGATGCAGCACTGCCATGGCAATGAGCACGCGCTGGGCCTGGCCAACACTGAGTTGAGCCGGTTTCCGATTCAGGAATTTTTCGTCTACATCGAGATTCAGACTCCGCAGGATCTCCAGAAACCGTGGGGTGCACTGCTTGCGGGTGCCGGGCTCGTGTGCGCGCCAGGTCTCGTACATCTGCGTACTGATCTTGAGAGCTGGATTTAGCGATGACATTGGGCTTTGCAGAATTAGTCCAATGTCACGACCGCGGATGCTTCGCATCTCGGATTCCGACAAAGTTGTTAGCTCGCGTCCCTTGAGACGGATGCTGCCGGATGTTTTGCCGCCTTTGAGGTCGAGCAGTCGCAGAATGCTCAGGGCCAGTGTGCTCTTTCCGGAGCCGCTTTCCCCAACTAGTCCGAGGATCTCTCCTGGTTGCATTTCCAGATTGAGATTGCGAAGGACACCGGGCTTTGCGGAATAGTCAGCGGAAATGGCGAGAGAAAGTAGTGGCACCGCCGTCGTCAGTGATTCCGCCCTTGTCGTTTCGCCTGACGCCCGGCGCTCGGTCTTCGCCGCGCTCTCCGGTTCCCGCTCCATTTCAACATCTCTGGTCTTCATCGCACTCATTTGCTTAGCGAAAGATACTCGATGTTCCAGTAGGTTTGCGGAGTTAATACAACAGGATCTGCATTTTTCACTTTGGGCGATATAGCTACTAGCGCATTCTTGTCGACGAGATGAATCGTTGGATTCTCCTCGGCGGCGATTTCCTGCACTTTGTCGAAGGCTAGCTTTCGCTGCTTGCGATCGAGGGTTGACGCCTGCGCACGCATGTATTTGTCGATCTCAGCTTCCCACGGTGTCTCAGGAGTCTTCTGAGCTGGGTTCCACTCGTGAAGGTCGGCGGAGCTAAGCCATACATTCATCTGCGCATTCGGATCAAGGTCGACATTCGTGAATCCCAGCAGAACTGCATCGTAATTAAAGGTCCTGGTTACCCGCTCGATGATCGAAGGGAAGTCGAGCGGAACGAAGTTCACGGTAACGCCAATCTGCTGAAGGTCTTGCTGAATCAGGCTGCCCATGCGTTCACGCGGCTTGTTTCCCGCGTTGGTAATAAGCGAGAAGCTCACGGAATGACCAGCCTTGTCTTTAAGCACATCGCCATCTCTGCGGAACCCTTCCTGCTTCAATAGTTGAAGTGCTCCGTTTGGGTCGTACGGCGTTGGCTGCAAATTCTGATCGAACCAGAACCTGTTTGCCGGACTGACTATTCCAATAGAAGGCGTCGCATGCCCACGAAAGGCTACGCGTGCCAGATCGGCGCGATTGATTGCCATTGACATCGCGTGCCGGAAATTGCGCGAACGAAACCATGCTTTCTTGTACTCGGGCAGTGGCGACCTGCCGACTTCATTGAACCAGAGCTCTTCAGGTTCGACCGATGGCCCCAAATCGCGTGCAGCAGGTGGATCCTCGCTGCGCAGCTGCTCATAAAGGTCGGGAGAGAGGCCGTTAATCAATTGAATGTCACCTTGCCGGAACCGTATGAGCTCCGTGTCACGGTTCGAGAGCACATAAAGGCGGACCGTACTCAGATAGGGAAGCTGCTGCCCTGAGTTGTCTTTTTTCCAATACTGCGGGTTGCGTTTGAGCAGGACGTATTCTCCCGACTTCTGTTCGCCAACGCTGAACGGCCCCAAAACGACACTAGAATCTGCCTTGCCGGCCGTGCGAGCCGGAGAGATCGCGATCTCGTCAAAGAGCCGCTCGATACCGGCAATCGGATGTTCAAACTCGATGCTGAGCTTATCTTTTTCCTGCGCTTGTATCGTCGCAGCCCCGCCTGCGCGGAATGAATCGCCCTTTGGTGAATGCAAATTGGGATCGAGGGCAGCCTTTAGAGTGGCAACGACGTCGTCGGCTGTAAAGTCGGTGCCGTCGGAGAATTTCACGCCGGGGCGCAAATTCAACGTGATGCGGCGGCCGTTTTCGTCAATGGTCCAGCTCGTCGCAAGCTCCGGCTGGTTTTCTTGCGTCTTACGATTTACTCGAATTAGAACTCCGCCGGTGAGATAGCGAACGATGTCGGAGGAGTCATCCTCCGCCATGAGCGGGTTAAACGTTTTCGGATCGGACTTGATGGTGACGCGAAGTTCACTACTGGTCTGCATCGAGCGGGTACATCCTGAAAGTAACGAGGCGACCGACAATAAGAGCACTAGGGAGATAGTCGAAGCCTTGGCTGCTACTTCCCCCGATGACCCGATCACCGGGGTCCCCGGCAAGCGCCGGTGTTGCAGTTGCTGGGGTGGGGTCACCCGATCACCCGATTTCTGCATTAGGCCGCGTACTCCTCACCGGAAAGAATGAATTGAAAGAGGCTCATTACTAGTACCAAAGAGATCAGAGGAGCCCACAGCCAGGGACGATGCGCGAGCGCCGCATAGTTCTCAAGTTCGCGCAGCAGATTTCCCCAGGAGGGAAGAGGCTCAGTTACTCCGAGTCCGAGCATTCCCAGATTTGCCTCGGTAAGAATAAAGAGTGGCACCGAGATCCAGAACTGGGCGATAAGTAGAGGTTTTACGTTTGGCAGTACATGCCGTAGAAGGAGTCGCAGGGGTGGGCATCCGGAAGCTCTTGCCTGCAGCACAAACTCTGAGTTTCGGAGATCTCGCACGGTTGCGGCGACGATCCGCGCCGAGGCAGCCCAGCCCAGTGCTCCGAGTAAGGCAAATGTGACCACAATGGACGTGACCGCGGGAATGTCCAACGGCAACAAGGCACGTACAGTCAGAAGTAGGAAGAGCCAGGGCAGGCTGAGAAAGAGATCTATTACGACCTTCGTGAGCCGGTCCGAAACTCCACCGATGTAGGCACCTGCGCCACCAATCAGCGCGGCAAGCAGCGTTGACAGCAATGCGGCAGCTGGAGCAAGGAGCAGAGAAATGCGCATCCCATAAAGAAGACGAGAGAGGCGATCGCGTCCAAGCTCATCGGTCCCGAGCGGATATTGCTGTGCCGGCGGATGATTCAAGTCCTGCCTGAACTGCTTGGCATATGGCGCTGGGGCCATGACGTTGGCGGCGAGAGCAATGAGGAAGACGACCGCAAGCAGCGCTACAGCAGCCCACCGACTGGCGGTCACAGCACATCCCTCGTTGCTGTGGGAGTCAGTAGATCAGAAAAGGAATTTGCCGTTACCGTGACCAGCGCAATGATCAACGTGAGGTTCACGAGCACAGGCACGTCGCGCGCGAGCGCGGATCTCCAGGCAAGCTGTCCCAAACCGGGATAATCGCAAACCACCTCAACTGGGATCGCCGCGCCAAGTGCGAGACTGACGGTCACGCCGGCGAGAGCCAACATTGGTGCCGCCATATTCGGCATTACATGCCAGCCGAGAATGCGAAGCCCACTCAATCCGCGAGCCTTGGCCGTGAGTACATGGGGCATCGCGTAAGTCTTGATAAGGAGGTTACGAGCAAAGCGAAATACTTTGGGAAAGACAATCAAGGCAATCGCCAGCCTTCCAGGCGAGCCGACCACGAGAAACAGAAGGGCCAAAACGGCCGAAGGAATGCACAGGAAGACTCCAGTGATCAGCGAAGCCGTTGTGCTGTACAAGGGAGATCGTTTCCAGGTTGCGGGTAGCGCGAGCGCCAAGCCGAGCAACCATCCGCCGCCTAGGCCTATCGCCAACGAATACAGAGTCTCTGGTACTCGGTCGCGTAACAGTTCCAGAACGGGACGATTCAGCGAGCGGGAGTATCCGAAGTCGCCGCGTGCGAGTTGCGCCAGGTAGTGGGCATAGTAGGAAAGCACATTCCGTTCACGCGCGTCTTGGTGGTGCAGGGCTTGGCGAGTCTCAGCGCTCAGTTGCGCATTTAAATCGCTTTCCTGCACACCAAATCCTGGGGCAAAGCGAACGAGTGTCGCGCCGAGCAATCCACCAATGAATGCGGTCAGCAGAATTGTGATCAATTGTCGACCGATGGCCTTCAGCGACATCGCGCGAACACTACCTCACTTGCTTCGGAATATGACAGTGTGAGCAGTTGGCGTCCAGCGTTTCTACGGGAAGGGAACATCGCAAGTACCGTCTCGACTCAGCCTTTGTGCAGGGCGTAAGAGCGGAGCTTGCGGCTTAGTGTCCGCCGCGAGATGCCGAGAATTCTGGCGGCCTTTTGCTGATGGCCTTCCGTACCTCGGAGCGCCCGAAGGATGAGGTCCTTCTCCATGCGGTCGAGTGGTGCAGCGATCGGGGCATCCGCAGAATCAAGACGCGGACGGAATTCCTGAATGTGGCTCGGCAATTCGTGTGCAGTGATCGTCTCGCTAGGACAGAAGACGGCCGCAGTAAGCACGACATTACGCAACTCGCGAACGTTGCCTGGCCAGTGATAATTCTCCAGCGTCAGTTTTGCTTCCTGACAAAACGTCAGGTGCGGATACGCCGCATGCAGAAAGAAGTTGGCGAGAGGAATGATGTCTTCCCGGCGCTCACGCAACGGAGGAACATGCAGATGAATCTGGTTCAGCCGATGAAACAGGTCGTTGCGGAAGGCGCCCTTTGCCACCTGATCTTCCAGGTCGCGGCTGGTTGCAGCGATGATGCGGGCATCAGTCGAAACCTTCTTGAGTCCGCCAACGCGGTAATACGGAGTTCCGTCCAGCACGCGCAGCAGTTTTACCTGCGTGCGCGGTTCGAGTTCGCCGATTTCATCGAGAAATAGCGTTCCCTCGTGGGCTAACTCGAAGAAGCCGGCTTTCTGGGTATTGGCTCCGCTGAAGGCACCCTTCTCGTATCCGAACAGTTCGCTCTCAACCAGATGTTCGGGAAGTGCACCGCAATTCACGTCGATCCAGGGCATACTACAGCGCAAGGAGAAGTGATGAATCGCTCGCGCGATGATTTCTTTTCCGCTTCCGGTCTCTCCCGTAATTAGCACCGAGGCATTGGTCTTGGCGATGCGCTCGGCGGTCGCCATAAGGCGCTGAAGCGAAGGGCTGTGCACAATCGCGGGCACACCCAGCAGGATCTGCGGGTTGGAGTCAGTGGGCAAGAGATTTAGAAGCTGATTCTGGAAAGCTTCAGGTGTACGTAACAACTTACTGCTGAAGATGTGTGAAATCTAAAGTGATAAGACCAGAGGGGGTTACCTTCGGTCACCTGCTGCAGTTACTTTAGGGAAGTCCAGCCCTCTTCAAGCTGCTTCTGCAGAATCCAGCGCTTCAAGTCGGTCGCGGAACTCTCTTCAATCTGCCGGAATCTGATTCCAGCGTGTCCGTCCCGAGAGCACCAGGCAATTTCAGCCTCGGCTTCAACTGGTACCTCGATCCCTGGAATGTTGAAGTTCAAGTGAAGAGTAAGGGCGTTTTGGGCCTCAAACGGAACCTTTTTCAGAGCGATGCCGCCCAAGCTAACGTTGGTGGCCTCAGCAACGAACTCATGGCCGTCAGAAGTCTTAACTCTTACAGGTATTTCGAGGGTACTGCGAAAGTAGTTCTGCTGCCGCTGGCTGAGGACACCCAGGCTGTCGGGGCTCTGTTGCGATTGCTCGCGCATCTGCTTCAGTTGACGGCTGAGCGTACGACGGGAGATTCCTAGCTCTTCGGAGGCCAAGCCTTGATGTCCGCTGTGCCTGGCCAAAGCCTCCAGAATCCGTTGCTTCTTGATGTCACGCAGGGCCCCGGTGGCCGGAGGCGTTGGAACAGGAGAATAGGGAATCGAACCAATCTTCGGAGGAACGGTGGCAGCCCGGCTTAATCGCGGCTCAGAGAACTCAATTTCGGGCGGCATATCCGAAAGCTGTACAACGTTGTTAGTGCATAACGCTCCGGTTCTCAGCATTACGTTGCGAAGTTCGCGAACATTGCCGGGCCAAGGATAGGCCTCAAGGGCAGCGGCGGCGGCGGGAGCAAGTTCCGCCTCTGGATGGTTTGCCTTCAGGAAGTATTCTGCCAGTAGCGCGATATCCTCCTTTCGCTCTCGCAATGGCGGCACGCGCAGCTGAAACTGCGACAAGCGAT
This Terriglobales bacterium DNA region includes the following protein-coding sequences:
- a CDS encoding ABC transporter permease: MSAPTFSLSNLEQLKARYFPDIGLGFQNLLLHKLRSLLTMLGMIFGVAAVIAMLSIGAGARQQAMAFIEQLGVRNLIIEAHEANSWQDLQEARKNSPGLTLQDFRVIQATANDVVEATPRKRFIPTKVLPKPQGDLPVVYGIAANYQKIAGLRIVTGRFFDNPEADSAAPVAVLGEAARSALFAQEEAVGKYIKLNEQWLRVIGVVGPQMTSGAGVEGVSTQDLNNLIYIPLATAMLRLEDTRSFMKDEIDGIYLQLASADASPGTAEMVHGVLNVSHHGKNDYSILVPAELLAEQKRTQRVFNLVMVAIASISLLVGGIGIMNIMLANILERTREIG
- a CDS encoding HlyD family efflux transporter periplasmic adaptor subunit gives rise to the protein MKKTRIIIAVFALIVAVLGTKGALIAARSLSSKEIPIPTARVERGDLQIDVFTSGELRAPHSAPLIAPSVNGTLQIVSMASTGTAVKVGDTIVQFDPSEQEYNFEQSESQLRQAEQDILKAKADAAVQAAKDQTDLLTARFDVRRAELEVGRNELVSSIDAQKNNLALEEARRKLAQLEQDVKSRATSGEAGINVLVEKRNAARLAMQVAQHNIENMTLKSTLDGIVAAKENRDATGGFFFPGMILQEYRAGDLVQSGRVLAEVLDVSQMEVQAKVSETDRSNIAPNESAEVQIDAHPGEVLLAKVKTVAGLASRDFWSGNSQAKFPASFRLEQSSPNLRPGISAVVKVHGAKLRDVLSLPAQSLFDKDGKPVVYVKRGGDFDPTQIKVKYRTESRVVIEGLSEGTEVAVVNPTGKQKSGAKATSALASGAIR
- a CDS encoding efflux RND transporter periplasmic adaptor subunit, which encodes MINKFIKPRWPLATLFLLVVAAAIFFSVRSSHAVSSSVPTAEVKRGEFVEYLSIRGEIKARQSKTLTAPSAAGDLQIVTLAKTGQQVKSGDVVVLFDTTTLQRTLEQKRTDLASAEAEIRQQEAQEHMTQEQDLTDSLAAKYNVESARLDASKAEILSEIDGQKNKLTLASSQEKLRAAQAKLDSGKLGSAADIAQKKKKRDKSLFDVKLAEHQIASLTLRAPGDGVVTVLPNFRATMFGGNAPDFREGDRAWPGAAIAEIPDLTSIRFEARVEEADRGKLKADQVANVHIDAVPDSDFPGRVRDISTLAKMDFSSWPPMKNFTLDLKIDRTDPRIKPGMKANARIAVDTVPNSVLVPTQALFPKNGSTVVYVEAGRNFAQRSVTVGRRSGETAQIVDGVKPGERVALKDPTEVSSSK
- a CDS encoding HlyD family efflux transporter periplasmic adaptor subunit, whose product is MAGPILKDLLEAPATGHAEPPAQLQVVPAPPKRRRITLLVVLILGIVTIAALLIWQGLKPSRNQTNVQVAVTTVKRTDFVRSIRLHGTVEAINFLAIAPPRLSGPGMGSLVITKLAPSGSHVSKGNLLVQFDQQQQIKNALDQEATYVDLVEQINKKKADQATARAADESGLRQAENDMNSAAAEVRRNEILSKIDAEKNNLAFEQAKATYAQLRKTFDLKRQAAQAEVKSLEIQRDRAKAAMEYARKNTARLEIHAPIDGIVVLNSVWKGGQMGEVQEGDEVRAGVPFMQIVNPGTMQVRARVNQADVSLLRVGQPVRVGLDAYPDLSFTGKVERIAAIGVTSGLSDRVRSFNVLFSISGSDGRLMPDLSASLDIELQRLPNVLTVPRASLISSGDDHYVMAEDGSTYEKKPVQIGGEDDTVVVVSGIPEGSKVLSNVSR
- a CDS encoding DUF1697 domain-containing protein — translated: MHVTISMLRGINVGGHNKIKMDALRALYESLGMKDPQTYVQSGNVVFRTSERDTVRLAKKIQNGIEKSFGCRPEIILRSSTELEDAIARNPFAKRRDIEPSKLLVLFLAGEPNSQGREKVLAMKADPEELGMSGREVYIYFPNGMGKTKLPWTTIEKALGTPGTGRNWNSVTKLLQMARELEASK
- a CDS encoding ABC transporter ATP-binding protein, with product MKTRDVEMEREPESAAKTERRASGETTRAESLTTAVPLLSLAISADYSAKPGVLRNLNLEMQPGEILGLVGESGSGKSTLALSILRLLDLKGGKTSGSIRLKGRELTTLSESEMRSIRGRDIGLILQSPMSSLNPALKISTQMYETWRAHEPGTRKQCTPRFLEILRSLNLDVDEKFLNRKPAQLSVGQAQRVLIAMAVLHRPSLLLADECTSSLDLITQKEVLNIFRQLSRDMGTGILFISHDLLAVSSLCHRIAILRNGELVEVGLTSEILKHPSHPYTRDLVNALPVPEVLDR
- a CDS encoding ABC transporter substrate-binding protein — translated: MQKSGDRVTPPQQLQHRRLPGTPVIGSSGEVAAKASTISLVLLLSVASLLSGCTRSMQTSSELRVTIKSDPKTFNPLMAEDDSSDIVRYLTGGVLIRVNRKTQENQPELATSWTIDENGRRITLNLRPGVKFSDGTDFTADDVVATLKAALDPNLHSPKGDSFRAGGAATIQAQEKDKLSIEFEHPIAGIERLFDEIAISPARTAGKADSSVVLGPFSVGEQKSGEYVLLKRNPQYWKKDNSGQQLPYLSTVRLYVLSNRDTELIRFRQGDIQLINGLSPDLYEQLRSEDPPAARDLGPSVEPEELWFNEVGRSPLPEYKKAWFRSRNFRHAMSMAINRADLARVAFRGHATPSIGIVSPANRFWFDQNLQPTPYDPNGALQLLKQEGFRRDGDVLKDKAGHSVSFSLITNAGNKPRERMGSLIQQDLQQIGVTVNFVPLDFPSIIERVTRTFNYDAVLLGFTNVDLDPNAQMNVWLSSADLHEWNPAQKTPETPWEAEIDKYMRAQASTLDRKQRKLAFDKVQEIAAEENPTIHLVDKNALVAISPKVKNADPVVLTPQTYWNIEYLSLSK
- a CDS encoding ABC transporter permease; the protein is MTASRWAAVALLAVVFLIALAANVMAPAPYAKQFRQDLNHPPAQQYPLGTDELGRDRLSRLLYGMRISLLLAPAAALLSTLLAALIGGAGAYIGGVSDRLTKVVIDLFLSLPWLFLLLTVRALLPLDIPAVTSIVVTFALLGALGWAASARIVAATVRDLRNSEFVLQARASGCPPLRLLLRHVLPNVKPLLIAQFWISVPLFILTEANLGMLGLGVTEPLPSWGNLLRELENYAALAHRPWLWAPLISLVLVMSLFQFILSGEEYAA
- a CDS encoding ABC transporter permease; this translates as MSLKAIGRQLITILLTAFIGGLLGATLVRFAPGFGVQESDLNAQLSAETRQALHHQDARERNVLSYYAHYLAQLARGDFGYSRSLNRPVLELLRDRVPETLYSLAIGLGGGWLLGLALALPATWKRSPLYSTTASLITGVFLCIPSAVLALLFLVVGSPGRLAIALIVFPKVFRFARNLLIKTYAMPHVLTAKARGLSGLRILGWHVMPNMAAPMLALAGVTVSLALGAAIPVEVVCDYPGLGQLAWRSALARDVPVLVNLTLIIALVTVTANSFSDLLTPTATRDVL